A genomic window from Candidatus Krumholzibacteriia bacterium includes:
- the frr gene encoding ribosome recycling factor, producing the protein MMLDALLKDTEERMAKSHHATQNEFSRIRAGRANTAILEGIRVDYYGTPTPLNQVAGLATPEPRLITISPWEKNMVPLVEKAIQASDLGLSPLCDGNIIRIPIPPLTEETRKDLVKRIKALAEEGRVAIRNVRRAGLEDARKMEKSKDISEDDLKLVGEKIQKLTDRFVAEVDKSLEGKTREIMEV; encoded by the coding sequence ATCATGCTTGATGCCCTGTTGAAAGACACAGAAGAACGGATGGCCAAGAGCCATCATGCGACACAGAATGAGTTTTCGAGGATTCGTGCCGGGCGGGCCAATACGGCAATCCTGGAGGGAATCCGTGTGGACTACTACGGAACCCCTACGCCCCTGAATCAGGTGGCCGGTCTTGCGACTCCGGAGCCCCGCCTCATTACGATTTCGCCATGGGAGAAGAACATGGTCCCCCTTGTGGAGAAGGCCATTCAGGCCAGCGATCTGGGGCTCAGCCCTCTCTGCGACGGGAACATCATCCGGATTCCCATTCCTCCCCTGACCGAAGAGACCCGCAAGGATCTCGTCAAGCGCATCAAGGCTCTGGCCGAGGAGGGTCGGGTTGCCATTCGAAATGTCCGGCGGGCTGGGCTCGAAGATGCGAGGAAAATGGAGAAGAGCAAGGACATCTCCGAGGATGACCTGAAGTTGGTGGGGGAGAAGATCCAGAAGCTGACGGACCGCTTTGTCGCAGAAGTCGACAAGTCCCTGGAAGGGAAAACCCGGGAGATCATGGAGGTCTGA
- the dxr gene encoding 1-deoxy-D-xylulose-5-phosphate reductoisomerase, with the protein MRQVLLFGASGSIGQSSLEILRSYPSDFSLSALSVHRNTDKLGEWIREFSPRAVWISDSDSREEWSQSHPQLASSHLLQTSEEMLDLPADIALNAVMGFAGLRISLLCLERGLDLALANKESLVCGGEFFRERWEASSSKLLPVDSEHSALFQLLEGKDISDVRQLVLTASGGPFRKLSAGEMETVSPEQALNHPTWKMGPKITIDSASLVNKGLELIEAAYLFGFQPDQLAVLVHPESTVHALIELKDSSVFAQMALPDMKQPILQALSWPQRRDSDYGRINLAGPLSLNFEPLDRERFPAVDIAMDALRRGGVAPLCLNAVDEVAVESFLAGEIRFPDISRVIREVLECIDPGSPQSFEDLVKADLFARAQAREWIESRHLAAEGESKC; encoded by the coding sequence ATGAGACAGGTTCTTCTTTTCGGAGCTTCGGGGAGCATCGGGCAGAGCAGTCTGGAAATCCTGCGGAGCTACCCTTCCGACTTTTCCCTGTCCGCACTTTCAGTGCACCGGAACACCGATAAGCTGGGAGAATGGATCCGGGAGTTCAGTCCTCGGGCAGTCTGGATCAGTGATTCCGATTCCCGGGAAGAGTGGTCCCAGTCTCACCCGCAACTGGCTTCTTCCCACCTGCTCCAGACTAGCGAAGAGATGTTGGATCTTCCGGCAGACATTGCTCTTAATGCCGTCATGGGATTTGCGGGATTGCGTATTTCCCTTCTCTGCCTGGAGCGGGGACTGGATCTGGCTTTGGCGAACAAGGAGTCCCTGGTTTGCGGGGGAGAATTTTTCCGGGAACGGTGGGAGGCAAGTTCTTCGAAACTTCTGCCGGTCGACAGCGAACACAGTGCCCTCTTCCAGCTTCTGGAGGGGAAGGATATTTCCGATGTTCGCCAACTGGTTTTGACGGCTTCCGGCGGTCCTTTTCGAAAGCTATCTGCCGGGGAAATGGAAACGGTCAGCCCGGAGCAGGCCCTCAATCATCCTACCTGGAAGATGGGACCGAAGATCACGATCGACTCGGCCAGTCTCGTGAACAAGGGGCTGGAACTGATCGAAGCCGCCTACCTGTTCGGTTTCCAGCCCGATCAACTGGCGGTTCTGGTTCATCCGGAGTCGACCGTCCATGCCTTGATTGAATTGAAGGATTCCTCGGTCTTCGCCCAGATGGCTCTTCCCGACATGAAGCAACCGATTTTGCAGGCACTCTCCTGGCCTCAGCGCAGGGATTCGGACTACGGAAGAATCAATCTTGCCGGTCCCCTGTCGCTGAATTTCGAGCCTCTGGACCGCGAGCGTTTTCCGGCTGTCGACATCGCAATGGATGCCCTGCGTCGGGGGGGAGTGGCGCCTCTCTGTCTCAATGCCGTCGATGAGGTCGCAGTGGAGTCTTTTCTTGCAGGGGAGATTCGATTCCCTGATATTTCCCGGGTGATTCGGGAAGTGCTGGAGTGCATAGATCCCGGCAGTCCGCAGAGCTTTGAAGATCTTGTGAAGGCGGATCTGTTTGCCAGGGCTCAGGCAAGAGAGTGGATTGAATCCCGCCATCTGGCGGCTGAAGGAGAAAGTAAATGTTGA
- the tsf gene encoding translation elongation factor Ts, whose translation MSSVSAITVKELREKTGAGMMDCKKALSETEGDMEKAVDLLRTKGLAAAKKKAGRATKEGLVFSYIHPGGKVGVMVEIACETDFVARTEQFQGFCKDVAMHIAAASPLSLSVDELSPEVLDREREIARQQALEAGKPENIVEKIVEGRISKYYQEVCLLEQAFVKDPAMTVKDLLDSIIGSLGENMAIRRFARFQLGEEL comes from the coding sequence ATGAGCAGTGTGAGTGCGATAACGGTAAAGGAACTGCGGGAGAAAACCGGCGCCGGAATGATGGATTGCAAGAAAGCTCTTTCAGAGACTGAAGGAGACATGGAGAAAGCCGTGGATCTTCTCCGCACCAAGGGTCTCGCCGCAGCAAAGAAGAAGGCCGGCAGAGCCACGAAGGAGGGTCTGGTATTCTCCTACATCCACCCCGGCGGCAAGGTCGGCGTGATGGTGGAGATCGCCTGTGAAACGGATTTTGTTGCAAGAACCGAGCAGTTCCAGGGTTTCTGCAAGGATGTCGCTATGCACATTGCTGCAGCGAGTCCTCTTTCTCTTTCCGTTGATGAGCTTTCCCCGGAGGTGCTGGACAGGGAGCGCGAGATCGCCCGCCAGCAGGCTCTGGAAGCAGGAAAGCCGGAGAATATTGTCGAAAAGATCGTCGAAGGACGGATCTCGAAGTACTATCAGGAGGTATGTCTCCTCGAACAGGCCTTCGTGAAGGATCCCGCCATGACGGTGAAGGATCTTCTGGATTCGATCATAGGAAGCCTCGGCGAAAACATGGCCATCCGCCGTTTCGCCCGCTTCCAGCTCGGCGAAGAACTCTAG
- the uppS gene encoding polyprenyl diphosphate synthase → MPLDQEKLKQEVLDSGELPRHVAVIMDGNGRWAKERKMPRIFGHREGRKSVRRVLEAAVVLGIEDLTLYTFSMENWNRPAREVKALMKILIDVLDEEFEEMMDKNIRLSAMGRLSLLPEDTRKSLKDCMDKLSGNTGTRLNLALSYGGQTEIVDAVRKIAEAASEGSLDPQKIDESNFPEYLYLPDLPPVDLLIRTSGESRISNFCLWHLAYSEIHLSDTLWPDFGEKEFYLAVRDFQGRERRYGR, encoded by the coding sequence ATGCCTCTGGACCAGGAGAAACTGAAACAGGAAGTCCTCGATTCCGGGGAGCTTCCGCGACATGTTGCCGTCATCATGGATGGTAATGGTCGCTGGGCCAAAGAGCGCAAGATGCCGAGGATTTTCGGTCACCGGGAGGGTCGGAAGTCGGTTCGGCGGGTGCTGGAGGCCGCCGTTGTTCTGGGGATTGAAGACCTGACTCTTTACACCTTTTCCATGGAAAACTGGAATCGCCCGGCCAGGGAGGTCAAGGCCCTGATGAAGATCCTCATCGATGTCCTCGATGAGGAATTCGAAGAGATGATGGACAAGAATATCCGTCTATCAGCAATGGGCCGTCTGTCCCTTCTTCCCGAAGACACCCGGAAATCCCTGAAGGACTGCATGGACAAGCTCTCGGGAAACACCGGAACCCGCCTGAATCTGGCCTTGAGTTATGGAGGCCAGACCGAAATCGTGGACGCTGTTCGCAAGATCGCAGAAGCTGCGAGCGAGGGAAGTCTGGATCCACAGAAGATCGATGAGAGCAACTTCCCCGAATATCTGTATCTGCCCGATCTTCCACCCGTGGATCTGCTGATTCGTACGAGCGGAGAGTCCAGAATCAGCAACTTCTGCCTCTGGCATCTGGCTTACTCGGAAATACATCTGTCCGATACCCTCTGGCCGGACTTCGGGGAGAAGGAATTCTACCTGGCCGTTCGGGATTTCCAGGGAAGGGAGCGCCGCTATGGCCGATAG
- the rpsI gene encoding 30S ribosomal protein S9 produces the protein MSDHWNATGRRKESVARVRVTLGSGKQTVNGNPLDEYFGQRNLVIKVRQPLEYVDMMDKLDISARVDGGGKSGQAGAVRLGISRSLISMDEELKKALRSTGCLTRDPRMKERKKYGQPGARKRFQFSKR, from the coding sequence ATGTCAGATCACTGGAATGCCACGGGGAGAAGAAAAGAATCGGTCGCTCGCGTCAGGGTTACCCTTGGTAGCGGCAAGCAGACCGTGAATGGAAATCCCCTGGACGAGTACTTCGGGCAGAGGAATCTGGTGATCAAGGTTCGCCAGCCTCTGGAGTATGTGGACATGATGGACAAGCTCGACATTTCCGCTCGCGTAGATGGCGGCGGTAAGTCAGGGCAGGCCGGGGCAGTTCGCCTCGGGATTTCGCGCTCTCTCATCTCCATGGACGAGGAACTGAAAAAAGCACTTCGCAGCACGGGATGCCTGACTCGCGATCCTCGCATGAAGGAACGCAAGAAGTACGGCCAGCCTGGTGCTCGCAAGCGCTTCCAGTTCTCCAAGCGCTAG
- a CDS encoding BamA/TamA family outer membrane protein, producing MSRFILSKKSAVCLSLALCFLGPLSLLSDEREEGGAFVEELRFEGNHSISSSQLREPMKTRSRRLFQIGYPPFYPDWLRSDLARIAALYHREGFYEVMVTSDPEKDRTIRPTGSQRNAVSLVIHVKEGKRRYLRSLLFEGPGAELLEEARPVLNLEEGKPLDPPSIEGDRVHLLEALKSKGYFWAEAGFRQEVIESPSYSPRDSLDLVFTLEAGPRAILSEIRIRGTLISRDFILKEMRVQEGEPLYLGELLQSEQNLLDTGLFRSISHSLIPRDPGENGHRKVDLLWEFVERGRGSLEFGLGYGSIDGYRILGNWSHRGLFSPGGRLNLELLHTVKKNSEDALEISMERQSLEYWRRNVISPGLHLSLRLFHEMDHEQPGGRYSRETLAFRTTLIRTQDADTEIYIREQQDINRQQPLIGSIEIPNSLTRSLSLIWNRDSRDHFFHPTEGRLLHLGYEVAGGLQGGDHHFQRVRISSNRYRKKGAAVFASRFRLGWVEAYGQSLENPLSGIYRDGVPWDERFYCGGSTSVRGYEDASLGPLWDEEEDPGLGNALGGRFLMVGNLELRQGLSSIFGTGFLKNLGLSLFLDAGNTWLDPGQLRGSELFPWQGKRSSRTRVYWSTGLGIHYLSPMTVVRLEYGLPLPARNRDERGRWHLSLGHSF from the coding sequence GTGAGCCGCTTCATCCTGTCAAAGAAGAGTGCAGTTTGTCTCTCGCTGGCCCTGTGTTTTCTGGGCCCGCTTTCCCTTCTCTCTGATGAAAGAGAAGAGGGGGGAGCCTTTGTCGAGGAACTGCGTTTCGAGGGGAATCACTCGATTTCCTCTTCGCAGCTTCGGGAGCCAATGAAAACCCGCTCCCGGAGACTCTTCCAGATCGGCTACCCTCCATTCTATCCGGACTGGCTGAGAAGCGACCTTGCTCGCATCGCCGCTCTCTATCATCGTGAGGGCTTCTACGAGGTTATGGTGACGAGCGACCCGGAGAAGGATCGGACAATCCGCCCCACTGGTTCCCAGCGAAATGCCGTGAGTCTGGTCATCCATGTGAAGGAGGGCAAGCGTCGCTATCTCCGGAGCCTTCTCTTTGAGGGCCCCGGAGCAGAGCTTCTCGAGGAGGCTCGCCCGGTGCTGAATCTGGAAGAGGGGAAGCCCCTTGATCCCCCGTCGATTGAGGGAGACCGGGTTCATCTTCTCGAGGCCCTGAAGAGCAAGGGCTACTTCTGGGCGGAGGCCGGTTTCAGGCAGGAAGTAATCGAGTCCCCTTCCTATTCGCCCCGGGATTCTCTGGACCTCGTTTTCACGCTGGAAGCGGGCCCCCGCGCTATTCTCTCTGAAATCCGCATTCGGGGAACGCTGATTTCCAGAGATTTCATTCTCAAGGAAATGAGGGTGCAGGAGGGAGAGCCCCTTTATCTGGGAGAGCTTCTTCAAAGCGAACAGAATCTGCTGGATACGGGTCTCTTTCGCTCCATCAGCCATTCCCTGATCCCGAGAGACCCGGGAGAGAACGGTCACCGGAAGGTGGATCTTCTCTGGGAGTTCGTGGAACGGGGAAGGGGTTCTCTGGAATTCGGGCTGGGCTATGGGAGCATTGACGGCTATCGGATTCTTGGCAACTGGAGTCACCGGGGGCTTTTCTCTCCCGGCGGACGCCTGAATCTGGAGCTTCTGCATACGGTGAAGAAGAACAGCGAGGATGCTCTTGAAATCAGTATGGAGCGCCAGTCTCTGGAGTACTGGCGGCGCAATGTAATCTCTCCAGGACTTCATTTGAGTCTCCGTCTCTTTCACGAAATGGACCATGAACAACCGGGTGGTCGATACAGCCGGGAGACGCTGGCCTTTCGCACGACTCTCATTCGCACACAGGATGCCGATACAGAGATCTACATTCGGGAGCAGCAGGATATCAACCGGCAGCAGCCATTGATCGGATCCATTGAGATTCCCAACTCCCTGACCCGCTCCCTGTCCCTGATCTGGAATCGGGATAGCCGGGATCACTTTTTCCATCCGACCGAAGGTCGTCTTCTCCATCTTGGCTATGAAGTCGCAGGAGGTTTGCAGGGGGGCGATCATCACTTTCAGCGGGTTCGGATCAGTTCGAATCGCTATAGAAAGAAGGGGGCAGCCGTATTTGCAAGCCGCTTCCGTTTGGGCTGGGTGGAAGCCTATGGCCAGAGTCTGGAAAACCCCCTATCAGGGATCTACCGGGATGGGGTCCCCTGGGACGAACGCTTCTATTGCGGCGGGTCGACAAGTGTGCGCGGGTATGAGGATGCGAGTCTCGGCCCTCTCTGGGATGAGGAAGAGGATCCGGGGCTTGGGAATGCCCTTGGGGGAAGGTTCCTGATGGTTGGGAATCTTGAGTTGAGGCAGGGGCTGTCGTCCATTTTCGGAACGGGTTTCCTGAAGAATCTGGGCCTTTCCCTTTTTCTGGATGCGGGGAACACTTGGCTGGATCCGGGGCAGTTGCGCGGCTCTGAGCTCTTCCCCTGGCAGGGGAAGAGAAGCAGCAGAACCCGGGTTTACTGGAGTACGGGCCTG
- the pyrH gene encoding UMP kinase, which produces MPSLPVSRIVLKLSGEFLAGASGEGIDFQRAGLLCDEISESLPEELSLLIVLGGGNLFRGRDAGKAGLERVRADRIGMMATVMNAMALGSLMEARGFPVRVFSALPMAPFAEHYSPEAAREALSRGEIVFSAGGIGNPFFSTDTSAALRAVELDADLLLKGTRVEGVYDRDPEKDPAAKKFDTLSFRDALSLDLGVMDASALALCRDHGIPLRVFDFSRKGNLARILSGETPGTLVSKEVDHA; this is translated from the coding sequence ATGCCCTCTCTGCCTGTCTCGCGCATCGTACTGAAACTCAGCGGTGAGTTTCTTGCCGGGGCTTCTGGAGAGGGCATCGACTTTCAGAGAGCGGGGCTTCTCTGTGATGAGATTTCTGAATCTCTTCCAGAGGAACTCAGTCTGCTGATTGTCCTCGGTGGAGGGAATCTCTTTCGGGGAAGGGACGCCGGCAAAGCGGGCCTTGAGAGAGTCCGCGCCGACAGAATCGGCATGATGGCCACTGTGATGAATGCCATGGCCCTGGGTAGCCTGATGGAGGCCCGGGGCTTTCCAGTGCGCGTCTTCTCGGCTCTCCCCATGGCTCCCTTTGCAGAACATTACTCTCCGGAAGCAGCACGCGAAGCCTTGAGCCGTGGAGAGATCGTTTTCAGCGCCGGGGGAATCGGCAATCCTTTCTTCTCCACGGATACGAGTGCCGCGCTTCGGGCGGTGGAACTTGATGCGGATCTACTGCTCAAGGGAACCCGTGTGGAGGGAGTCTATGATAGGGATCCTGAAAAAGACCCGGCGGCAAAGAAATTTGATACACTCAGTTTCCGGGATGCCCTGTCTCTGGATCTGGGGGTGATGGATGCCAGTGCTCTGGCCCTGTGCCGGGACCATGGCATCCCCCTGAGAGTTTTTGATTTCTCCCGAAAGGGAAATCTGGCCCGGATTCTGTCGGGGGAGACTCCCGGAACCCTGGTCAGCAAGGAGGTCGATCATGCTTGA
- the rseP gene encoding RIP metalloprotease RseP, with product MLMTLFAGIFTIGLIVFVHEMGHYLMARLSGIHIHRFSIGFGPVLYRFHRWNTEWALSLIPLGGYVRIAGMMEATLEGPDMDETELHEQQLFRNKGRFSRLSVLLGGPLANLLLALLLLFSVFLASGDPILPTTTLDEIPEESVAAQAGLMEGDRILLAKGQNLANWNALLELLPNEGPVSLNLRVQRGERTLAFTLEADEGEFLGLIPLVDNRVGKVLRGGPADEIGLCRGDRIVKVNGEEVRAFNEIAERINVSAGSPVALVWLREGERFEASVTPREDSLPGSGGDSIGRIFFEPYYERRDLGVPASFQRAIAGVSYTVRGTLLFLGKLLSGGLGSDAVGGPIQIFKYAGQSAAWGLGTLLTFIAFFSTQLFLFNLLPIPALDGGHLLLMLPEFVGIKISETWRLRLTQAGTLILIGIMILVVFQDIRQLLG from the coding sequence ATGTTGATGACGCTGTTTGCCGGGATTTTCACCATCGGGCTGATCGTGTTTGTCCATGAAATGGGTCACTATCTCATGGCTCGGCTTTCCGGGATTCACATTCATCGTTTTTCCATTGGATTCGGGCCGGTTCTCTATCGCTTCCATCGCTGGAATACCGAGTGGGCCCTGAGCCTGATTCCCCTGGGTGGCTATGTCCGGATCGCCGGCATGATGGAGGCCACGCTCGAAGGCCCGGACATGGATGAGACCGAATTACACGAGCAACAGCTATTCAGAAACAAGGGACGCTTCTCCCGGCTTTCTGTTCTCCTTGGTGGACCTCTGGCAAATCTTCTTCTTGCCCTGCTTCTCCTCTTTTCCGTCTTCCTTGCAAGCGGCGATCCCATCCTTCCGACCACCACTCTGGACGAGATTCCGGAAGAGAGCGTTGCTGCGCAGGCGGGGCTTATGGAGGGCGATCGCATTCTTCTTGCCAAGGGACAGAATCTTGCAAACTGGAATGCACTGTTGGAGCTTCTTCCCAACGAAGGACCTGTCTCTTTGAATCTCCGGGTTCAGCGGGGCGAGAGGACTCTTGCTTTCACTCTGGAGGCTGATGAGGGTGAATTTCTGGGACTCATTCCTCTTGTGGATAACCGGGTGGGAAAAGTCCTTCGAGGTGGGCCCGCCGATGAGATCGGACTTTGCCGCGGAGACAGGATCGTCAAGGTAAACGGGGAAGAGGTTCGAGCCTTCAATGAGATTGCCGAGCGAATCAATGTCAGTGCCGGCAGTCCTGTGGCCCTTGTCTGGCTTCGGGAGGGTGAGAGATTCGAGGCATCTGTAACACCCCGGGAGGACTCCCTGCCGGGGAGCGGGGGAGATAGCATTGGAAGAATCTTCTTTGAGCCCTACTACGAGCGTCGGGATCTTGGAGTGCCGGCCTCTTTTCAGCGTGCTATCGCTGGAGTGAGTTACACCGTTCGGGGAACCCTGTTATTTTTGGGGAAGCTACTCAGCGGCGGCCTCGGCAGTGATGCTGTGGGTGGCCCGATCCAGATCTTCAAGTATGCGGGGCAATCGGCCGCCTGGGGTTTGGGGACCCTGCTGACCTTTATCGCCTTTTTCAGCACCCAGCTCTTTCTCTTCAACCTGCTCCCCATTCCCGCCCTTGATGGAGGCCACCTGCTTCTCATGCTTCCCGAGTTTGTCGGAATCAAGATCTCGGAAACCTGGCGACTTCGGCTGACCCAGGCGGGAACCCTGATCCTGATCGGGATTATGATTCTGGTGGTGTTTCAGGATATTCGCCAGCTACTTGGCTAG
- a CDS encoding phosphatidate cytidylyltransferase, which produces MADSFARKFGVRFLSALLLLPAFLLSAWLGAWVFFAVVLLVSLFLLREFSGLAARREASLSSGSGALWRDLLLPQILLLGAFQLGGILLAAPLFGILVLALFVRRILSADIQGAWEEIGLRILGLVYLAWLPGHWVLLRNLAGENALPDSAAFHWLLYGAGIVWMGDTGAYLIGSWIGRHPLGLGISPNKTREGLAGGLLFSLVFAAALRALWLPFLGLAEALLVASLLFVAGFFGDLFESLLKRAVASKDSADLIPGHGGMMDRLDSLLFSLPVFYWFLLLWVFRG; this is translated from the coding sequence ATGGCCGATAGTTTCGCCAGAAAGTTCGGAGTCCGTTTTCTTTCCGCCCTTCTCCTATTGCCTGCCTTTCTCCTCTCAGCATGGCTCGGGGCCTGGGTTTTCTTTGCCGTGGTTCTTCTTGTGTCCCTGTTCCTGCTTCGTGAGTTTTCCGGACTTGCCGCAAGGCGGGAAGCTTCCCTGTCTTCGGGTTCAGGAGCACTCTGGAGAGATCTGCTCCTCCCGCAGATTCTGCTTCTGGGAGCATTTCAGCTTGGCGGGATTCTTCTGGCTGCGCCGCTCTTCGGCATTCTGGTGCTCGCTCTCTTTGTCCGCCGGATACTGAGTGCCGACATTCAGGGAGCCTGGGAAGAAATCGGGCTGCGCATTCTGGGCCTTGTCTATCTGGCCTGGCTCCCCGGACACTGGGTCCTCCTTCGTAATCTTGCAGGGGAAAACGCTCTTCCTGACAGCGCAGCCTTTCACTGGCTTCTCTATGGAGCCGGAATCGTCTGGATGGGGGACACGGGGGCCTATCTGATCGGGAGCTGGATTGGCCGGCACCCCCTGGGTCTCGGCATCAGTCCGAACAAGACCAGGGAAGGTCTTGCCGGCGGTTTACTTTTCAGTCTGGTTTTCGCCGCAGCACTCAGAGCCCTCTGGCTTCCTTTTCTGGGACTTGCTGAAGCACTTCTTGTGGCATCTCTTCTCTTCGTTGCAGGCTTCTTCGGAGATCTGTTTGAATCTCTCCTCAAACGCGCCGTGGCGAGCAAGGATAGTGCGGACTTGATTCCCGGGCACGGGGGAATGATGGATCGCCTCGACAGCCTGCTCTTCAGCCTTCCGGTTTTCTACTGGTTCCTCCTGCTCTGGGTTTTCCGCGGATGA
- the rplM gene encoding 50S ribosomal protein L13, with amino-acid sequence MKTHVVKAGDIEHRWYLVDAEGKTLGRLATAIARVIRGKHRPDFTPHLDLGDHVIVINAEKIHVTGQKMVQKTYSRYSGYQSGLKVQTLAKMLETRPEEVIKHAVHGMLPKNRLGRKLNRKLRVFAGASHPHGAQNPEVLEIEA; translated from the coding sequence ATGAAAACCCATGTCGTCAAGGCGGGAGATATCGAGCACCGCTGGTATCTCGTGGACGCGGAGGGGAAGACCCTTGGGCGCCTTGCCACGGCTATTGCCCGGGTGATTCGCGGCAAGCACCGCCCGGATTTTACGCCTCATCTGGATCTCGGAGATCATGTGATCGTGATCAACGCAGAGAAGATTCACGTTACGGGCCAGAAGATGGTTCAGAAGACCTATTCCCGTTATTCCGGCTACCAGAGTGGTCTGAAGGTTCAGACTCTTGCGAAAATGCTGGAAACCCGCCCGGAAGAAGTGATCAAGCATGCGGTACACGGGATGCTTCCCAAGAACCGGCTAGGTCGCAAGCTCAACCGGAAACTGAGAGTATTTGCGGGGGCCAGCCACCCGCACGGGGCCCAGAATCCTGAGGTTCTGGAGATCGAGGCCTAG
- the rpsB gene encoding 30S ribosomal protein S2, with product MSFNISIKDMLEAGVHFGHQTRRWNPKMKPFIFSAKNGIYIIDLQISLRQAQAAYDKVREVAATGAPILFVGPKKQAIESIRDEAGRCGQHYVIERWLGGLMTNFETVGKSLERLEEIETWNKDGSIENFNKKERMQLDKKRARLQRMLGGIREMKKRPGLIFVVDTTISDIAVKEARTLKIPVVALIDTNCDPDPIDYPIAANDDAIRSIKLFTHMVAEAVIEGKAQFKEKEAIKEAKAKESKSDAEKAKAASAEKTAKADGGGSKKEADSKALDA from the coding sequence GTGAGTTTCAATATCAGCATCAAGGATATGCTGGAAGCTGGAGTCCATTTCGGACACCAGACCCGTCGCTGGAATCCGAAGATGAAGCCCTTCATCTTTTCCGCGAAAAACGGCATCTACATCATTGATCTCCAAATATCACTGCGCCAGGCTCAGGCCGCTTATGACAAGGTTCGCGAAGTGGCCGCCACCGGTGCCCCGATCCTCTTCGTGGGACCAAAGAAGCAGGCCATCGAGTCGATCCGCGATGAGGCGGGTCGCTGTGGTCAGCACTATGTCATCGAGCGCTGGCTCGGTGGTCTGATGACCAACTTCGAGACGGTCGGGAAGAGCCTGGAGAGGCTTGAGGAAATCGAGACCTGGAATAAGGACGGCTCGATCGAGAACTTCAACAAGAAAGAGCGCATGCAGCTGGACAAGAAGCGTGCTCGCTTGCAGAGGATGCTCGGTGGGATTCGGGAGATGAAAAAGCGTCCCGGCCTGATTTTCGTTGTCGATACCACGATCAGTGACATTGCGGTCAAGGAAGCCCGGACTCTGAAGATCCCCGTTGTGGCTCTCATCGATACCAACTGCGACCCGGATCCCATCGACTATCCGATTGCGGCTAATGACGATGCAATCCGCTCGATCAAGCTCTTTACGCACATGGTCGCTGAGGCCGTGATCGAGGGCAAGGCCCAGTTCAAGGAGAAGGAAGCCATCAAGGAGGCCAAGGCCAAGGAGAGCAAGTCTGATGCAGAGAAGGCGAAAGCCGCATCTGCAGAGAAGACGGCCAAGGCCGATGGTGGCGGAAGCAAGAAAGAGGCAGATTCCAAGGCCCTCGACGCCTAG
- a CDS encoding sugar phosphate isomerase/epimerase — protein sequence MTRHLFHVHVPASLLPKHWPLLRDLPVGLEILLDHESLDSTFLPMLKDYSERVRNQGRPCRIHAPFRDLRPAGQDPAAVDLARERLQAALDWAPAFGARTLVVHTSWEARWDILEREEWLDRSLEFWTSFQKTLQEGELRFAFENVDDRSPDLLADLLSSLDPRTFGVNFDTGHWNVASEASLEDWFARLSGRLFSLHIHDNGGEMDEHLAVGQGTFPWDDFYSRVRALDCPLEWTVENRAASDILESARHVARFSGLEEFSSLASDLKSALEKAEGAS from the coding sequence ATGACTCGCCACCTTTTCCATGTTCATGTCCCGGCAAGCCTCCTCCCCAAGCACTGGCCTCTTCTAAGGGACTTGCCCGTGGGGCTGGAGATTCTTCTGGACCACGAGTCCCTCGATTCCACATTTCTTCCCATGCTCAAGGACTACTCGGAGAGGGTTCGCAATCAGGGACGCCCCTGTCGTATCCATGCTCCCTTCCGGGATCTTCGCCCGGCCGGGCAGGACCCGGCAGCGGTCGATCTGGCCCGGGAGCGTCTGCAGGCGGCTCTGGACTGGGCGCCCGCTTTTGGGGCCAGGACTCTGGTGGTTCACACTTCCTGGGAAGCTCGCTGGGACATCCTGGAGAGAGAGGAGTGGCTGGATCGCTCTCTGGAGTTTTGGACCTCGTTTCAGAAGACATTGCAAGAGGGGGAACTGCGTTTCGCCTTCGAGAATGTGGATGATCGAAGCCCCGACCTGCTTGCGGATCTTCTCTCTTCTCTGGACCCCCGTACCTTTGGCGTGAATTTCGATACCGGGCATTGGAATGTTGCCTCTGAGGCCAGTTTGGAAGACTGGTTTGCCCGGCTTTCCGGACGCCTCTTCTCCCTTCATATTCATGACAATGGGGGGGAGATGGATGAACATCTGGCGGTCGGGCAGGGAACTTTTCCCTGGGATGACTTCTATTCCCGGGTTCGCGCCCTGGACTGTCCCCTGGAGTGGACAGTAGAGAACCGCGCTGCTTCGGATATCCTCGAAAGCGCCCGGCATGTCGCCCGATTCAGTGGTCTTGAAGAGTTCTCTTCGCTGGCTAGCGACCTGAAAAGTGCGCTGGAAAAAGCGGAGGGGGCTTCTTGA